In a genomic window of Arachnia rubra:
- a CDS encoding septal ring lytic transglycosylase RlpA family protein, with translation MAKKHVVIAAVAGGVALTIAGGVAVAVAMHKNEVTLSVDGVPHTVSVREDTVGKVLEVDGITIGEHDVVSPAVDTKVTNGMEVSVLYGRQLQLTVDGEASSPWTTARTVEDALTQLNLNDPASKLSTDRSTAIGRDGLTFSIDTPKTVTVDVAGTPTELRVAGNVGDALTAAQVTPDEDDIVTPAADTALADGLGISYTNVEQRTTTKEVSVPFEKKEEKSEELEKGKTKVSQEGSEGVKTETYAEVYHNGTLVSSTLQSEEVTKEPVTEVTKVGTKEAKSDSSSSDSSAKSGSESDSKKSKSDSGSGSDSSSLSPATGNSCPASYYWEGQKTASGEQFNPNDLTAAHKTLPLGSKVKVTNPSNGKTVVVRINDRGPYAGNRCLDLSKAAMEAIGGTSAGVITVNYETV, from the coding sequence ATGGCCAAGAAACATGTGGTGATTGCCGCAGTGGCAGGCGGCGTTGCACTCACGATCGCTGGTGGCGTCGCGGTGGCGGTAGCCATGCACAAGAACGAAGTGACGCTGTCGGTCGATGGGGTGCCCCATACCGTTTCAGTTCGTGAAGACACCGTCGGAAAGGTCCTTGAGGTCGACGGGATCACCATCGGCGAGCACGACGTGGTGAGCCCTGCGGTCGACACCAAGGTGACCAACGGCATGGAGGTCAGCGTCCTCTACGGCCGCCAGCTGCAGCTCACCGTCGACGGCGAGGCCAGCAGCCCATGGACCACGGCCCGCACCGTCGAGGACGCGCTCACGCAGCTCAACCTCAACGATCCCGCGTCGAAGCTCTCCACCGATCGCTCGACCGCCATCGGCCGCGACGGGCTCACGTTCAGCATCGACACCCCCAAGACGGTGACGGTGGATGTCGCGGGCACTCCCACCGAGCTCCGGGTGGCTGGCAACGTCGGTGACGCGCTGACGGCAGCGCAGGTGACCCCCGATGAGGATGACATCGTCACGCCGGCGGCGGACACTGCCCTGGCCGACGGTCTTGGCATCAGCTACACCAACGTCGAGCAGCGCACCACCACCAAGGAGGTCTCGGTTCCCTTCGAGAAGAAGGAGGAGAAGTCCGAGGAGCTTGAGAAGGGCAAGACCAAGGTCTCCCAGGAGGGCTCTGAGGGCGTCAAGACCGAGACCTACGCCGAGGTCTACCACAACGGCACCCTGGTCTCCTCCACTCTGCAGAGCGAAGAGGTCACCAAGGAGCCCGTCACCGAGGTGACCAAGGTCGGCACCAAGGAGGCCAAGTCCGATTCCTCCTCATCCGACTCCTCCGCCAAGTCGGGTTCTGAGTCTGATTCGAAGAAGTCCAAGTCGGATTCCGGCTCTGGCTCGGACAGCAGCAGCCTCAGTCCCGCGACCGGAAACTCCTGCCCGGCCTCCTACTACTGGGAAGGCCAGAAGACCGCCTCCGGTGAGCAGTTCAACCCGAATGACCTCACCGCGGCCCACAAGACTCTCCCGCTCGGCAGCAAGGTCAAGGTGACCAACCCGAGCAATGGCAAGACCGTCGTCGTGCGTATCAACGACCGTGGTCCCTACGCTGGCAACCGCTGCCTCGACCTGTCCAAGGCCGCCATGGAAGCGATCGGCGGCACCTCCGCCGGCGTCATCACCGTCAACTACGAGACTGTCTGA
- a CDS encoding transposase family protein, whose product MYSSTGLSSEQITDLVARIHDLREAPASRAGRKPTLGLYKCVVVALIYLRSNRTQASIADQFHVSQKTISRTIASWMPILGQALQDCTPTVDDLDVSEPLIVDGTLLPTWSWRTMPELYSGKHKTTGVNVQVACDLTGRLAFISDPMPGRTHDAHALKETGLLDHITTGQLIGDKGYIGLGMITPIRTQPKQQHTEEEKRFNKSVNAIRYMIERVIANLKTWRILHTDYRRPFTTFPETITTVAALEFYRNTF is encoded by the coding sequence ATGTACTCTAGCACAGGTCTTAGCAGCGAACAGATCACCGACCTTGTCGCACGCATCCATGACCTCCGCGAGGCACCAGCCTCCCGAGCAGGACGGAAACCCACACTAGGACTGTACAAGTGTGTTGTTGTGGCCTTGATCTATCTGCGATCCAACCGCACACAAGCATCGATTGCCGACCAGTTCCACGTCTCCCAGAAAACGATCTCTCGAACCATCGCATCCTGGATGCCCATCCTGGGACAGGCCCTGCAGGACTGCACCCCCACGGTCGACGACCTCGATGTCAGCGAACCACTCATCGTCGATGGCACCCTACTGCCGACCTGGTCATGGCGCACCATGCCAGAACTGTACTCCGGCAAACACAAAACCACCGGCGTCAACGTCCAGGTTGCATGCGACCTGACAGGACGGCTCGCCTTCATCTCCGACCCGATGCCCGGCCGCACCCATGACGCACACGCACTCAAAGAAACCGGCCTACTCGACCACATCACCACCGGGCAACTCATCGGCGACAAAGGATACATCGGACTCGGCATGATCACCCCCATCCGAACCCAACCGAAACAACAACACACAGAAGAAGAAAAAAGGTTCAACAAGTCAGTAAACGCGATACGCTACATGATCGAACGAGTCATCGCCAACCTCAAAACCTGGAGAATTCTCCACACCGACTACCGCAGACCCTTCACAACATTCCCAGAAACAATCACCACAGTAGCCGCACTCGAATTCTACAGAAACACATTCTGA
- a CDS encoding glycosyltransferase: MTEESEHSPRCLKVAQFTDNYGPGSNGLMFAVQQLEGNLLDAGHEVVVVAPKAKGPNPHLGREGRVEVRLPSVRVPNMPTRVASGRHFERTIEKVGELDPDVIHVHGLGTVGVLGTWAAKRLDKPMLMTWHTDFDAYADHYAAVLPLLRGVVQAFARLTHGEILNSHDLRDAAVRFADRGRSTATLLGLCKKMLDSADLVTSPSPKTAERCRALAPEANLIVVPNGVDPLPSGPPPVPRGPGPLVTYVGRIAPEKGLPLLCEAFELVVAQRPDAQLMVVGDWQRYPKIAKVLDAGRRHGHILLPGEQRRESLGAFYEMSDLYAFPSQTDTQALVLHEAALAGLPIVSVDPGLQLVLEPGVNAELASPTPASLAAAILRIIEKLPDAEWRARASATSRRLAGQWTVKSQADAMLRIYQELGRRPAPGLLAS, encoded by the coding sequence GTGACTGAAGAGTCTGAGCATTCACCGCGTTGCCTGAAGGTCGCCCAGTTCACGGACAACTACGGCCCCGGCAGCAACGGTCTGATGTTCGCTGTCCAGCAGCTGGAGGGGAACCTTCTCGACGCCGGCCACGAGGTCGTGGTCGTCGCGCCGAAGGCGAAGGGGCCGAACCCACACCTGGGCCGGGAAGGGCGCGTGGAGGTGCGGCTGCCTTCGGTCCGGGTGCCGAACATGCCCACGCGGGTCGCGAGTGGCCGGCATTTCGAACGCACCATCGAGAAGGTCGGAGAGCTCGACCCCGACGTCATTCACGTGCATGGGCTGGGCACGGTCGGCGTCCTGGGGACCTGGGCCGCCAAGCGGCTGGACAAGCCGATGCTGATGACCTGGCACACCGACTTTGACGCCTACGCCGACCACTACGCCGCCGTTCTGCCGCTGCTGCGTGGGGTGGTGCAGGCGTTCGCACGACTGACGCACGGGGAGATCCTCAATTCCCACGACCTGCGCGACGCGGCGGTCCGGTTTGCGGACCGCGGCCGCTCCACGGCGACGCTGCTGGGGCTGTGCAAGAAGATGCTGGACTCCGCGGACCTGGTGACGTCACCGTCGCCGAAGACCGCGGAGCGCTGCCGTGCCCTGGCGCCGGAGGCGAACCTGATCGTGGTCCCGAACGGCGTCGATCCGCTGCCGTCGGGTCCCCCACCGGTGCCACGCGGTCCGGGCCCGCTGGTGACCTACGTCGGCCGGATCGCCCCGGAGAAGGGGCTGCCGCTGCTATGTGAGGCCTTCGAGCTCGTCGTCGCGCAGCGTCCGGACGCGCAGCTCATGGTGGTTGGCGACTGGCAGCGCTACCCGAAGATCGCGAAGGTCCTCGACGCGGGTAGGCGCCACGGCCACATCCTGCTGCCGGGCGAGCAGAGACGCGAGTCGCTGGGAGCGTTCTACGAGATGAGCGACCTGTACGCCTTCCCCAGCCAGACCGACACCCAGGCCCTCGTCCTGCATGAGGCCGCGCTGGCGGGCCTGCCCATCGTCTCGGTGGACCCGGGTCTGCAGCTGGTGCTGGAGCCGGGCGTGAACGCCGAGCTGGCGAGCCCAACCCCGGCGTCACTGGCCGCCGCCATCCTGCGGATCATCGAAAAGCTGCCCGACGCGGAGTGGCGGGCCCGAGCCTCTGCCACGTCACGCCGCCTGGCAGGCCAGTGGACGGTGAAGTCGCAGGCCGACGCGATGCTCCGCATCTACCAGGAGCTGGGCCGCCGTCCAGCCCCCGGCCTGCTGGCCAGCTGA
- the cydC gene encoding thiol reductant ABC exporter subunit CydC, producing MRGLLTGLVRAIPRGGLRLGLAVLLAFLASASSVALMGLSAWLISFAALLPPVLYLQAPAVGVRTFAISRGVFRYVERLVGHDVALRMQSGLRLRTYESLARTTLIGARRGDLLTRVVADTEAVTDVLVRVLLPIASGLLVITGTSAGLAVISPWAALALFVTVLLAGVAVPLAAQRATLSADRAAAPTRGELADVVRELARTAPDLVAYGADREALDQLLDVDERLRQQEAHGAWVRGIATAAQVVAAGIAVVAGLAIGGPAVAAGTMHPTFLAVLALVPLALHEVLATFVSAAQTWTRASSSLERVLEVLDAEPVGTGDVVPDGEASPGLELDAVSIGWPGGPVIQSGLDLTVRPGEQVACTGASGAGKTTLAATAMGLIPPREGTVRRGGRVGYLAQDAHIFATSVAENVRIGNKDATSEQVRNALERAGLPLDPDRLVGEDGGTLSGGERRRLALARLLVADRDLWILDEPTEHLDQATAEALMADVWHASEGRAVLVISHDPAVVDACQRRLHLEST from the coding sequence GTGAGGGGGCTGCTGACGGGCCTGGTCCGGGCCATTCCACGGGGCGGCCTGCGCCTCGGGCTGGCGGTTCTGCTGGCCTTCCTGGCGTCCGCGTCGTCGGTGGCGCTGATGGGCCTGTCGGCGTGGCTGATCAGCTTCGCGGCGCTGTTGCCGCCGGTGCTGTACCTCCAGGCCCCGGCCGTGGGGGTGCGGACCTTCGCCATCTCGCGGGGTGTGTTCCGCTACGTAGAACGTCTCGTGGGGCACGACGTCGCGCTGCGCATGCAGTCGGGGCTGCGGCTGCGCACCTACGAGTCGCTGGCCCGCACCACCCTGATAGGCGCCCGGCGCGGCGACCTGCTGACCCGGGTCGTCGCCGACACCGAGGCCGTCACCGACGTGTTGGTACGGGTGCTGCTCCCGATCGCCTCGGGGCTGCTGGTGATCACCGGGACCTCCGCAGGGCTCGCCGTCATCTCGCCGTGGGCCGCTCTGGCGCTGTTCGTGACGGTCCTCCTGGCCGGGGTGGCCGTGCCGCTGGCCGCGCAGCGCGCCACCCTGAGCGCCGACCGCGCGGCCGCGCCGACCCGGGGAGAGCTGGCGGACGTGGTCCGTGAGCTGGCCCGCACCGCCCCCGACCTAGTTGCCTACGGAGCTGACCGCGAGGCTCTAGACCAGCTGCTGGACGTCGACGAACGGCTACGGCAGCAGGAGGCGCACGGCGCGTGGGTGCGGGGCATCGCGACGGCGGCGCAGGTGGTCGCTGCCGGGATCGCGGTGGTCGCGGGGCTGGCGATCGGCGGCCCCGCCGTCGCCGCGGGCACCATGCACCCCACCTTCCTAGCGGTCCTGGCGCTGGTGCCCCTGGCGCTGCACGAGGTGCTGGCCACGTTCGTGTCGGCGGCGCAGACGTGGACCCGGGCCAGCTCCTCCCTGGAGCGGGTGCTGGAGGTGCTTGACGCCGAGCCGGTCGGGACAGGCGATGTGGTCCCCGACGGCGAGGCCAGCCCCGGCCTAGAGCTCGATGCGGTGTCGATCGGCTGGCCCGGCGGGCCGGTGATCCAGTCCGGGCTGGACCTGACGGTGCGGCCCGGGGAGCAGGTGGCATGCACTGGGGCCTCCGGCGCCGGCAAGACGACCCTGGCCGCCACCGCTATGGGCCTGATCCCGCCGCGGGAGGGCACGGTACGGCGGGGCGGGCGCGTCGGCTACCTGGCCCAGGACGCCCACATCTTCGCGACCTCCGTGGCCGAGAACGTGCGGATCGGCAACAAGGACGCCACCAGCGAGCAGGTGCGCAACGCCCTGGAGCGGGCTGGCCTGCCGCTGGACCCGGACCGGCTCGTCGGTGAGGACGGCGGCACCCTGTCCGGCGGGGAGCGGCGGCGGCTGGCGCTGGCTCGGCTGCTGGTGGCGGACCGCGACCTGTGGATCCTCGACGAGCCGACCGAGCACCTCGACCAGGCCACCGCCGAGGCGCTGATGGCCGACGTGTGGCATGCCTCCGAGGGGCGGGCGGTGCTGGTGATCAGCCACGACCCCGCTGTCGTCGATGCCTGTCAGCGCCGCCTGCACCTGGAATCCACGTGA
- the cydD gene encoding thiol reductant ABC exporter subunit CydD — protein MAGPVEPRLLKRAEATRNYLVASVVVGILTSVLVIAQAWLLARGVAIVFTYRALPDDWGAMLALLFAVFAARGLLAWVNSVLAHRSAAAVKSRLRRDVLAAHLTRPVASSATLTKAATTGLDALDGYFSKYLPQLGLAATVPLLVGGVLLLADWPSALIVAFTLPLVPVFMALIGWTTQAATRRAFTRADKLANHFADLIQGLPTLQAFARAYAQRRGLKITEEQFRGQTIKVLYTAFLSSFALELLASLSVALVAVTVGFRLAGGEMPFEAALFVLILAPEAFLPVRQVGVHFHDSADGVAAAQAALDLIELGASSGGSALPAGSRLALDDVGFTWPGATSPALSGLSLEVPEGRVVALTGPSGGGKSTALSLVMGFQRPDTGRVLVDGQDLASMDAAQWRSRTAWVGQNPGMVAGTVDDNVALGSPGASPEQVEAALRDAGADFPPGKPVGDDGEGLSGGERRRVALARALLRIRQGGARLLVLDEPTAGLDADTEAAVIRAVRDSGASALVVTHRNAVLAAADEVVTL, from the coding sequence ATGGCTGGACCCGTGGAGCCCAGGCTCCTGAAACGCGCCGAGGCGACCAGGAACTACCTGGTCGCCTCGGTTGTTGTCGGCATCCTGACCTCAGTCCTGGTGATCGCCCAGGCCTGGCTGCTGGCCCGTGGGGTCGCGATCGTTTTCACCTACCGGGCGCTGCCTGACGACTGGGGGGCCATGCTGGCGCTGCTGTTCGCGGTCTTCGCAGCGCGCGGCCTGCTGGCCTGGGTGAACTCGGTGCTGGCCCATCGTTCAGCGGCGGCGGTCAAGTCGCGGCTGCGGCGTGACGTGCTCGCCGCGCACCTCACCCGGCCGGTGGCGTCGTCGGCGACGCTGACGAAGGCGGCCACCACCGGCCTCGATGCCCTGGATGGCTACTTCTCCAAGTACCTGCCGCAGCTTGGCTTGGCGGCGACGGTGCCGCTCCTGGTCGGCGGGGTGCTGCTGCTGGCCGACTGGCCCAGCGCCCTCATCGTCGCGTTCACCCTGCCGCTGGTCCCGGTGTTCATGGCGCTCATCGGCTGGACCACGCAGGCCGCGACGCGGCGGGCCTTCACCCGGGCCGATAAGCTCGCCAATCACTTCGCCGACCTCATCCAGGGGCTGCCCACCCTCCAGGCCTTCGCGCGGGCCTATGCTCAGCGCCGGGGCCTGAAGATCACGGAGGAGCAGTTCCGGGGGCAGACCATCAAGGTGCTCTACACCGCCTTCCTGTCGTCGTTCGCGCTGGAGCTGCTGGCATCGCTGTCGGTGGCGCTCGTCGCGGTGACGGTGGGATTCCGCCTGGCGGGCGGCGAGATGCCGTTCGAGGCTGCGCTGTTCGTGCTGATCCTGGCTCCGGAGGCTTTCCTGCCGGTGCGGCAGGTGGGCGTCCACTTCCACGACTCCGCTGACGGGGTGGCGGCCGCGCAGGCGGCCCTCGATCTCATCGAACTGGGCGCGTCATCCGGCGGCAGCGCCCTACCGGCGGGGTCGCGGCTGGCCCTCGACGACGTCGGCTTCACCTGGCCCGGTGCCACCAGCCCAGCCTTGTCCGGGCTGTCGCTGGAGGTGCCTGAGGGACGCGTGGTGGCGCTGACCGGACCGTCAGGCGGCGGCAAATCGACGGCCCTTAGCCTGGTGATGGGCTTCCAACGACCCGATACGGGGAGGGTCCTGGTCGACGGGCAGGACCTGGCGTCGATGGATGCCGCCCAGTGGCGGTCCCGCACCGCCTGGGTGGGTCAGAATCCTGGGATGGTCGCGGGCACCGTCGACGACAACGTGGCCCTCGGCAGCCCCGGCGCCTCCCCTGAGCAGGTCGAGGCGGCCCTGCGTGACGCCGGCGCGGATTTCCCGCCCGGCAAGCCTGTCGGCGACGACGGCGAGGGGTTGTCCGGGGGCGAGCGGCGACGCGTGGCCCTGGCCCGGGCGCTGCTGAGGATCCGGCAGGGCGGCGCGCGGCTGCTGGTGCTAGACGAGCCGACCGCGGGTCTCGACGCCGACACCGAGGCGGCCGTGATCCGGGCCGTCCGCGACTCGGGCGCGAGTGCGCTGGTGGTCACCCACCGCAACGCCGTCCTGGCGGCCGCCGACGAGGTGGTCACGCTGTGA
- the cydB gene encoding cytochrome d ubiquinol oxidase subunit II — protein MPLLETAVPALNVVWFLLIAVLWVGFFFLEGFDFGVAMLLPILGRDDKERRVMVNTIGPTWDGNEVWLLTAGGATFAAFPAWYSTMFSALYLPLLLALVGLILRGVAFEYRSKHPDAKWRRMFDVFATYGSFTATLVLGVGFANFAIGLANDGKWWNGSLIGLFGPFALLGGVLFVTLFLIHGATFLTLKSRGEVHEHARGFVRSWGWPVAAILTLFVVCQNLFWPAVSEFADLTIPGWITAVLAVVALAASLVATTQLHREGWGFVLCGVSIVALISGLLVRMYGNLGFAQDNSLPVKDRLNIITAASSETTLTIMTWAAVIFVPIVLAYQAWSYWVFSKRISTKNIPDQIVY, from the coding sequence ATGCCGCTGCTTGAAACCGCTGTGCCGGCGCTGAACGTCGTCTGGTTCCTGCTGATCGCCGTGCTGTGGGTCGGCTTCTTCTTCCTGGAAGGTTTCGACTTCGGGGTTGCGATGCTGCTGCCCATCCTCGGCCGCGATGACAAGGAGCGCCGCGTGATGGTCAACACCATCGGCCCCACCTGGGACGGCAACGAGGTCTGGCTGCTGACCGCCGGCGGCGCCACCTTCGCCGCCTTCCCGGCCTGGTACTCCACCATGTTCTCCGCGCTCTACCTGCCGCTGCTGCTGGCGCTCGTGGGCCTGATCCTGCGCGGCGTCGCCTTCGAGTACCGCTCCAAGCATCCCGACGCCAAGTGGCGCCGCATGTTCGACGTCTTCGCGACCTACGGATCCTTCACCGCCACGCTGGTGCTCGGAGTGGGGTTCGCGAACTTCGCGATCGGACTGGCCAACGACGGGAAGTGGTGGAACGGCAGCCTCATCGGCCTGTTCGGGCCATTCGCCCTGCTGGGCGGGGTGCTGTTCGTCACCCTGTTCCTGATCCACGGCGCCACCTTCCTGACACTGAAGTCACGCGGCGAGGTCCACGAGCACGCCCGCGGTTTCGTGCGGTCCTGGGGCTGGCCGGTCGCCGCCATCCTGACGCTGTTCGTGGTCTGCCAGAATCTGTTCTGGCCGGCGGTCTCCGAGTTCGCGGACCTCACCATCCCCGGCTGGATTACGGCCGTATTGGCGGTCGTGGCGTTGGCTGCGTCGCTCGTCGCCACCACCCAGCTGCACCGGGAGGGCTGGGGGTTCGTCCTGTGCGGGGTCTCCATCGTCGCGCTGATCTCGGGCCTGCTCGTGCGGATGTACGGCAACCTAGGCTTCGCGCAGGACAACTCGCTGCCGGTGAAGGACCGGCTGAACATCATCACGGCGGCGAGCTCGGAGACGACCCTGACGATCATGACCTGGGCGGCGGTGATCTTCGTCCCCATCGTGCTGGCCTACCAGGCGTGGAGCTACTGGGTTTTCAGCAAGCGCATTAGCACCAAGAACATCCCAGACCAGATCGTCTACTGA
- a CDS encoding cytochrome ubiquinol oxidase subunit I: MDPVAIARWQFGVTTVYHFLFVPITIAMSMLVAVIQTIWVRTGKERYLRLTKFFGKLFLINFALGVVTGIVQEFQFGMNWSEYSRFVGDVFGAPLALEALIAFFLESTFLGLWIFGWDKLPKKIHLACIYAAAIGTMLSSIFILAANSWMQNPVGTKFNTELNRAELDGVGGFLEVLSNPLLMSALPHVIFASYMVAGGLVAGISAWHLAKPDVSEEDAGAYRWATKFGAWVLIAGSALTFYTGDAQAKAITQLQPSKIAAAEGAFEDTGDFSLLTIPNADQTGTIVEIKIPLVLSFIAGVPQIKGIDTIREQYAEHGYSMQNGSQTNIQGEYAQQLAEKYGHIDPIPNVNATYWSFRMMMAFGGLGLLIGVYVLWVIRGGRTPKASKLWTTLMAAMPLLPLFGISFGWIFTEMGRQPWLVAGVMPTQAGISPTVSAGEVLLSLIVYTLLYGLLAVIEVGLFFHYTAKGLPKVAEPKVSEDPDAPMSFAY, from the coding sequence ATGGATCCGGTCGCAATAGCAAGGTGGCAGTTCGGGGTTACCACCGTCTACCACTTCCTCTTCGTGCCGATCACGATCGCGATGTCTATGCTCGTCGCGGTTATCCAGACAATCTGGGTGCGCACGGGCAAGGAGAGGTACCTGAGGCTGACGAAGTTCTTCGGGAAGCTGTTCCTGATCAACTTCGCGCTGGGGGTGGTGACGGGCATCGTCCAGGAGTTCCAGTTCGGCATGAACTGGTCGGAGTACTCCCGCTTCGTCGGCGACGTCTTCGGCGCGCCCCTGGCGCTGGAGGCCCTGATCGCCTTCTTCCTCGAGTCGACCTTCCTAGGCCTGTGGATCTTCGGCTGGGACAAGCTGCCGAAGAAGATCCACCTGGCCTGCATCTACGCCGCGGCCATCGGCACCATGCTGTCGTCGATCTTCATCCTGGCGGCGAACTCCTGGATGCAGAACCCGGTGGGCACCAAGTTCAACACGGAGCTGAACCGCGCCGAGCTCGACGGCGTAGGCGGATTCCTGGAGGTGCTGAGCAACCCGCTGCTGATGTCAGCGCTGCCACACGTCATCTTCGCCTCCTACATGGTGGCGGGTGGCCTGGTGGCGGGCATCTCCGCCTGGCACCTGGCGAAGCCGGATGTCTCCGAGGAGGACGCGGGCGCCTACCGGTGGGCGACGAAGTTCGGCGCCTGGGTCCTGATCGCCGGCTCCGCGCTCACCTTCTACACTGGCGACGCACAGGCCAAAGCCATCACACAGCTTCAGCCGTCGAAGATCGCCGCCGCTGAGGGTGCCTTCGAGGACACCGGCGACTTCTCGCTGCTGACGATCCCCAACGCCGACCAGACCGGCACCATCGTCGAGATCAAGATCCCCCTGGTCCTGTCGTTCATCGCCGGGGTGCCGCAGATCAAGGGCATCGACACGATCCGTGAGCAGTACGCCGAGCATGGCTACTCGATGCAGAACGGGTCGCAGACGAACATCCAGGGCGAGTACGCGCAGCAGCTGGCGGAAAAATACGGCCATATCGACCCGATCCCGAATGTGAACGCCACCTACTGGTCGTTCCGCATGATGATGGCCTTCGGCGGGCTGGGCCTGCTGATCGGGGTCTATGTGCTGTGGGTGATCCGCGGCGGCCGCACACCGAAGGCGTCGAAACTGTGGACGACGCTGATGGCCGCCATGCCGCTGCTGCCGCTGTTCGGGATCTCATTCGGGTGGATCTTCACGGAGATGGGCCGCCAGCCGTGGCTGGTGGCGGGGGTCATGCCCACCCAGGCGGGGATCTCCCCCACCGTCAGCGCCGGCGAGGTGTTGCTCTCGCTGATCGTCTACACGCTGCTGTACGGTCTCCTCGCAGTGATCGAGGTGGGGTTGTTCTTCCACTACACGGCCAAGGGGCTGCCCAAGGTGGCCGAGCCCAAGGTCTCAGAGGACCCCGACGCCCCCATGTCCTTCGCGTACTGA
- a CDS encoding BlaI/MecI/CopY family transcriptional regulator: MVRGELEQRVMVLLWQAGEPLSVVDVQGLLARDRDLAYTTVMTVLDRLAKKGLAKREMKRRAWHYEPADPQAVVLARDMAGLLSDVPAEVRREALRLLDETLLREATESEAH; the protein is encoded by the coding sequence ATGGTGCGTGGTGAGCTGGAGCAGCGTGTGATGGTGCTGTTGTGGCAGGCCGGCGAGCCCCTGTCCGTCGTCGACGTGCAGGGGCTGCTGGCGCGTGACCGGGACCTGGCCTACACCACCGTCATGACAGTGCTGGACCGCCTGGCTAAGAAAGGCCTTGCCAAACGGGAAATGAAGCGCCGGGCCTGGCATTACGAGCCTGCTGACCCGCAGGCCGTGGTGCTGGCGCGCGACATGGCGGGCCTGCTGAGTGACGTCCCCGCCGAGGTGCGCCGGGAGGCGCTGAGGCTGCTGGATGAGACCCTGCTCCGGGAAGCCACGGAATCTGAAGCCCACTGA